One window of Penaeus chinensis breed Huanghai No. 1 chromosome 34, ASM1920278v2, whole genome shotgun sequence genomic DNA carries:
- the LOC125043719 gene encoding uncharacterized protein LOC125043719, with amino-acid sequence MRCSILPSAATRRQHNSAVSTTPPSAAISPSAATTPSAATLPSAATSPSAQLCRHQQLRRQQQLRRQHNFTVSTTSPSAQLRRQHNFAVSSNFAVSSNFAVSSNFAVSSNFAVSSNFAVSSNFTVSSNFTVSSNFAVSSNFTVSTASPSAATSPSAQLRRQQQLRRQQQLRRQQQLRRQQQLHRQ; translated from the coding sequence ATGCGTTGTTCAATTCTTCCGTCAGCAGCAACTCGCCGTCAGCACAACTCCGCCGTCAGCACAACTCCGCCGTCAGCAGCAATTTCGCCGTCAGCAGCAACTACGCCGTCAGCAGCAACTTTGCCGTCAGCAGCAACTTCGCCGTCAGCACAACTTTGCCGTCATCAGCAACTTCGCCGTCAGCAGCAACTTCGCCGTCAGCACAACTTCACTGTCAGCACAACTTCGCCGTCAGCACAACTTCGCCGTCAGCACAACTTCGCCGTCAGCAGCAACTTCGCCGTCAGCAGCAACTTCGCCGTCAGCAGCAACTTCGCCGTCAGCAGCAACTTCGCCGTCAGCAGCAACTTCGCCGTCAGCAGCAACTTCACCGTCAGTAGCAACTTCACCGTCAGCAGCAACTTCGCCGTCAGCAGCAACTTCACCGTCAGCACAGCTTCGCCGTCAGCAGCAACTTCGCCGTCAGCACAACTTCGCCGTCAGCAGCAACTTCGCCGTCAGCAGCAACTTCGCCGTCAGCAGCAACTTCGCCGTCAGCAGCAACTTCACCGTCAGTAG
- the LOC125043902 gene encoding homeobox protein OTX1-like, giving the protein MSANMIVMQKQVKIEVQSPVKPEILKPSNAANLQNITNKLNQVSTGRSGITKLTHASKTVLGRVNVRLQSVAPRSTPTKSSSPSSPQATRSPFKILTPIRPSTALRVSSAAPASPSPATRSPTTTSSSLVKTPTSVTSTTSSSSSTSSSPGKCRRRISYSESAPPASTKRNARERNRVKQVSQGFAILRQHVPQAARKKKLSKVETLRCAVEYIRGLQLLLDDHPLPAQPDTATSSAAAVHAHHQQLHHQVFLQPHHHHHALEPHILKLPLADETFQSPSMMRYDGAGGAFLRASPSESEGSSPHSHSFFSDKFSPPTSSPLPLGVVPAVVKTESVEGRCYGREEQDLLEALAWWQHNV; this is encoded by the exons ATGTCTGCAAACATGATCGTCATGCAAAAGCAAGTGAAGATCGAGGTTCAGAGCCCAGTGAAGCCCGAAATTCTGAAGCCCTCGAACGCCGCCAACCTTCAGAACATCACCAACAAGCTCAACCAGGTGTCGACGGGCAGGTCGGGCATCACCAAACTAACCCACGCAAGCAAGACCGTGTTGGGAAGGGTGAACGTCAGACTGCAGTCCGTCGCCCCGAGATCGACGCCCACCAAATCGTCCTCGCCTTCGTCGCCACAAGCCACCAGGTCGCCCTTCAAGATCCTCACGCCCATCAGACCCTCCACGGCCCTCAGAGTGTCCTCGGccgcccccgcctccccctcccccgccactcgATCCCCAACGACCACTTCATCCTCTTTGGTCAAAACACCCACTTCTGtgacctccaccacttcctcttcctcttctacttcgtcGTCGCCGGGGAAATGCAGAAGAAGAATCAGTTACAGCGAAAGCGCCCCGCCTGCGTCCACGAAAAGAAAcgccagagagagaaatagagtcaaACAG GTGTCCCAAGGATTCGCCATCCTGCGCCAGCACGTCCCCCAAGCAGCCCGCAAGAAGAAACTCAGCAAAGTGGAGACCCTTCGCTGCGCCGTGGAATACATCCGGGGTCTCCAGCTGCTCCTGGACGACCACCCTCTCCCGGCGCAGCCAGACACGGCCACCAGCTCCGCGGCGGCCGTCCACGCTCACCACCAGCAGCTGCATCACCAGGTGTTCCTGcagcctcaccaccaccaccatgccTTAGAGCCGCATATCCTGAAGCTGCCGCTTGCGGATGAGACCTTCCAGTCTCCCAGCATGATGAG GTACGACGGCGCAGGAGGCGCCTTCTTGCGGGCTTCCCCGTCCGAGTCCGAGGGCAGTTCCCCGCACAGCCACTCCTTCTTCTCCGACAAATTCTCTCCGCCCACGTCGTCGCCGCTGCCCTTGGGCGTGGTTCCTGCAGTCGTCAAGACGGAGAGCGTGGAAGGGCGGTGCTACGGGCGTGAGGAGCAGGACCTCTTAGAAGCCCTGGCATGGTGGCAGCACAACGTATAG